Proteins encoded within one genomic window of Setaria italica strain Yugu1 chromosome IV, Setaria_italica_v2.0, whole genome shotgun sequence:
- the LOC101781081 gene encoding coatomer subunit beta'-2 isoform X2, translating into MPLRLEIKRKLAQRSERVKSVDLHPTEPWIMSSLYSGSVCIWNYQTQTMVKSFEVSELPVRSAKFIPRKQWVVAGADDMFIRVYNYNTMDKVKMFEAHTDYIRCVAVHPTLPYVLSSSDDMLIKLWDWDKGWVCTQIFEGHSHYVMQVTFNPKDTNTFASASLDRTVKIWSLGSPDPNFTLDGHSKGVNCVDYFTGGDRPYLITGSDDQTAKVWDYQTKSCVQTLEGHAHNVSAVCFHPEVPIIMTGSEDGTVRLWHSTTYRLENTLNYGLERVWALGCMKGSRRVVIGYDEGTIMIKIGREEPVASMDNSGKIIWAKHNEIQTVNIKTVGADAEIADGERLPLAVKELGSCDLYPQSLRHNPNGRFVVVCGDGEYIIYTALAWRNRSFGSALEIVWSTEGEYAVRESPSKIKIYSKNFQERKSIRPAFSAERIYGGVLLAMCTNDFICFYDWAECRLIRRIDVNVKNVYWADSGDLVTIASDSSFYILKYNRDLVSSHIDGGASVDEEGVEDAFELLHEINERVRTGLWVGDCFIYNNSSWRLNYCVGGEVTTMFHLDRPMYLLGYLANQSRVYLIDKEFNVVGYTLLLSLIEYKTLVMRGDLERANSVLPSIPKEQHNSVAHFLESRGMLEEALDIATDPNYRFDLAVQLGSLEVAKEIAVEARSESKWKQLGELAMSTGKLEMAEDCLLQATDLSGLLLLYSSLGDAEGITKLASKAKELGKNNVAFLCLFMLGKLEDCLQLLVDSNRIPEAALMARSYLPSKVSDIVSIWKNDLQKVNSKAAESLADPAEYPNLFEDWQIALNVEATVAPKRGVYPPAEEYMTYADRSNESLVEAFKSMNVEEEIPSENGDPTHEVIEDDGVEESQEDAVEVEPDDSVDGGVLVNGNDVLTPDQ; encoded by the exons ATG CCGCTCCGGTTAGAGATTAAG AGGAAGCTCGCGCAGAGGTCGGAGAGGGTCAAGTCCGTGGACTTGCATCCCACCGAACCATG GATCATGTCAAGCCTTTATTCTGGGAGTGTCTGCATCTGGAACTACCAGACGCAG ACAATGGTGAAATCTTTTGAAGTCAGCGAGTTACCAG TTCGTTCGGCTAAATTTATTCCACGGAAGCAATGGGTTGTGGCTGGTGCCGACGACATGTTCATCCGTGTGTATAACTATAATACTATGGATAAGGTCAAGATGTTTGAAGCTCACACTGATTACATTAGGTGTGTGGCTGTTCACCCGACCCTGCCTTATGTGTTGTCATCGTCAGATGACATGCTCATAAAGCTTTGGGACTGGGATAAGGGCTGGGTGTGTACTCAAATCTTTGAGGGCCACTCTCATTATGTCATGCAAGTCACATTTAACCCCAAGGACACAAATACTTTCGCCAGTGCTTCCCTTGATCGCACTGTAAAG ATCTGGAGTCTTGGTTCTCCTGATCCTAACTTCACATTGGATGGCCATTCGAAAGGTGTAAACTGTGTTGATTACTTCACTGGTGGTGACCGGCCATATCTAATTACAGGCTCTGATGACCAAACTGCAAAG GTTTGGGATTATCAAACAAAGAGTTGTGTTCAAACACTTGAAGGACATGCCCATAATGTCTCTGCTGTATGTTTCCATCCCGAGGTTCCAATAATAATGACAGGTTCAGAGGATGGAACTGTTCGCCTATGGCACTCGACTACCTACAG GCTTGAGAATACACTTAACTACGGTCTTGAACGAGTTTGGGCATTAGGATGCATGAAGGGCTCTCGAAG AGTTGTGATTGGATATGACGAAGGAACAATAATGATAAAGATTGGCCGTGAAGAACCTGTTGCTAGCATGGATAACAGTGGTAAAATCATATGGGCCAAGCATAATGAAATTCAAACTGTTAATATCAAGACAGTTGGTGCGGACGCTGAG ATCGCAGATGGAGAACGTCTACCATTGGCTGTAAAGGAGCTAGGAAGTTGtgatctttacccacaa AGTTTACGGCACAATCCAAATGGGAGGTTTGTTGTTGTATGTGGAGATGGAGAGTACATTATCTACACAGCGCTAGCATGGAGAAATAGATCTTTTGGGTCTGCTCTTGAAATTGTCTGGTCAACTGAGGGAGAGTATGCTGTAAGGGAAAGCCCATCAAAAATAAAGATCTACAGTAAAAACTTTCAG GAGAGAAAAAGTATAAGACCAGCATTCTCTGCAGAACGTATATATGGCGGAGTATTGCTTGCTATGTGTACGAATGACTTCATTTGTTTCTATGACTGGGCAGAGTGCAGGTTGATACGTCGAATTGATGTGAATGTAAAA AATGTATATTGGGCTGACAGTGGTGATTTGGTAACAATAGCAAGCGATTCGTCATTCTACATTTTGAAGTACAAC AGGGATCTAGTTTCTTCTCATATAGATGGAGGGGCTTCAGTTGACGAGGAAGGTGTGGAAGATGCCTTTGAATTGCTTCATGAGATAAATGAGCGTGTCCGTACTGGGTTATGGGTCGGAGATTGTTTTATATACAATAATTCTTCATGGCGACTAAATTACTGCGTTGGAGGAGAG GTTACCACAATGTTTCACTTGGATCGGCCTATGTATTTATTAGGATATCTCGCTAACCAAAGCCGTGTATATCTAATCGACAAGGAGTTCAA TGTGGTGGGTTATACTTTACTACTCAGTTTGATTGAGTACAAAACACTTGTGATGCGTGGGGATTTGGAACGTGCAAATTCCGTTTTACCATCCATACCAAAGGAACAACACAACAG TGTGGCACATTTCCTTGAATCACGTGGCATGTTGGAGGAAGCCCTTGATATAGCAACTGACCCTAATTACAGATTTGACCTGGCTGTACAGCTTGGCAGCCTGGAAGTTGCAAAG GAAATTGCTGTTGAGGCACGAAGTGAATCAAAGTGGAAGCAGCTTGGGGAACTTGCTATGTCCACTGGAAAG CTCGAGATGGCAGAAGATTGTCTCCTTCAAGCTACAGACCTTAGTGGGTTATTGCTTCTATATTCATCACTTGGAGATGCTGAAGGGATAACAAAACTGGCATCCAAGGCTAAAGAGCTAGGAAAGAACAATGTTGCTTTCCTTTGCTTGTTTATGCTAGGCAAATTGGAAGATTGCCTTCAATTGTTGGTTGATAG CAACCGTATTCCAGAAGCAGCATTGATGGCACGATCATATCTTCCAAGCAAAGTTTCCGATATTGTTTCAATATGGAAAAATGATCTTCAAAAG GTGAACTCCAAAGCTGCAGAATCTCTGGCAGATCCTGCTGAGTACCCGAACTTGTTTGAGGACTGGCAGATTGCTCTCAATGTAGAAGCTACCGTTGCTCCCAAGAG GGGTGTCTATCCACCTGCTGAGGAGTACATGACTTATGCGGACAGGTCCAATGAGAGCCTTGTGGAAGCTTTCAAAAGTATGAATGTGGAAGAAGAGATACCAAGTGAGAATGGAGATCCTACTCATGAG GTCATCGAGGATGACGGAGTCGAGGAAAGTCAGGAGGATGCTGTTGAAGTTGAACCTGATGATTCAGTAGATGGCGGTGTCCTTGTGAATGGGAATGATG TGCTAACTCCTGACCAATAG
- the LOC101781081 gene encoding coatomer subunit beta'-2 isoform X1, with protein sequence MPLRLEIKRKLAQRSERVKSVDLHPTEPWIMSSLYSGSVCIWNYQTQTMVKSFEVSELPVRSAKFIPRKQWVVAGADDMFIRVYNYNTMDKVKMFEAHTDYIRCVAVHPTLPYVLSSSDDMLIKLWDWDKGWVCTQIFEGHSHYVMQVTFNPKDTNTFASASLDRTVKIWSLGSPDPNFTLDGHSKGVNCVDYFTGGDRPYLITGSDDQTAKVWDYQTKSCVQTLEGHAHNVSAVCFHPEVPIIMTGSEDGTVRLWHSTTYRLENTLNYGLERVWALGCMKGSRRVVIGYDEGTIMIKIGREEPVASMDNSGKIIWAKHNEIQTVNIKTVGADAEIADGERLPLAVKELGSCDLYPQSLRHNPNGRFVVVCGDGEYIIYTALAWRNRSFGSALEIVWSTEGEYAVRESPSKIKIYSKNFQERKSIRPAFSAERIYGGVLLAMCTNDFICFYDWAECRLIRRIDVNVKNVYWADSGDLVTIASDSSFYILKYNRDLVSSHIDGGASVDEEGVEDAFELLHEINERVRTGLWVGDCFIYNNSSWRLNYCVGGEVTTMFHLDRPMYLLGYLANQSRVYLIDKEFNVVGYTLLLSLIEYKTLVMRGDLERANSVLPSIPKEQHNSVAHFLESRGMLEEALDIATDPNYRFDLAVQLGSLEVAKEIAVEARSESKWKQLGELAMSTGKLEMAEDCLLQATDLSGLLLLYSSLGDAEGITKLASKAKELGKNNVAFLCLFMLGKLEDCLQLLVDSNRIPEAALMARSYLPSKVSDIVSIWKNDLQKVNSKAAESLADPAEYPNLFEDWQIALNVEATVAPKRGVYPPAEEYMTYADRSNESLVEAFKSMNVEEEIPSENGDPTHEVIEDDGVEESQEDAVEVEPDDSVDGGVLVNGNDGEEHWVLTPDQ encoded by the exons ATG CCGCTCCGGTTAGAGATTAAG AGGAAGCTCGCGCAGAGGTCGGAGAGGGTCAAGTCCGTGGACTTGCATCCCACCGAACCATG GATCATGTCAAGCCTTTATTCTGGGAGTGTCTGCATCTGGAACTACCAGACGCAG ACAATGGTGAAATCTTTTGAAGTCAGCGAGTTACCAG TTCGTTCGGCTAAATTTATTCCACGGAAGCAATGGGTTGTGGCTGGTGCCGACGACATGTTCATCCGTGTGTATAACTATAATACTATGGATAAGGTCAAGATGTTTGAAGCTCACACTGATTACATTAGGTGTGTGGCTGTTCACCCGACCCTGCCTTATGTGTTGTCATCGTCAGATGACATGCTCATAAAGCTTTGGGACTGGGATAAGGGCTGGGTGTGTACTCAAATCTTTGAGGGCCACTCTCATTATGTCATGCAAGTCACATTTAACCCCAAGGACACAAATACTTTCGCCAGTGCTTCCCTTGATCGCACTGTAAAG ATCTGGAGTCTTGGTTCTCCTGATCCTAACTTCACATTGGATGGCCATTCGAAAGGTGTAAACTGTGTTGATTACTTCACTGGTGGTGACCGGCCATATCTAATTACAGGCTCTGATGACCAAACTGCAAAG GTTTGGGATTATCAAACAAAGAGTTGTGTTCAAACACTTGAAGGACATGCCCATAATGTCTCTGCTGTATGTTTCCATCCCGAGGTTCCAATAATAATGACAGGTTCAGAGGATGGAACTGTTCGCCTATGGCACTCGACTACCTACAG GCTTGAGAATACACTTAACTACGGTCTTGAACGAGTTTGGGCATTAGGATGCATGAAGGGCTCTCGAAG AGTTGTGATTGGATATGACGAAGGAACAATAATGATAAAGATTGGCCGTGAAGAACCTGTTGCTAGCATGGATAACAGTGGTAAAATCATATGGGCCAAGCATAATGAAATTCAAACTGTTAATATCAAGACAGTTGGTGCGGACGCTGAG ATCGCAGATGGAGAACGTCTACCATTGGCTGTAAAGGAGCTAGGAAGTTGtgatctttacccacaa AGTTTACGGCACAATCCAAATGGGAGGTTTGTTGTTGTATGTGGAGATGGAGAGTACATTATCTACACAGCGCTAGCATGGAGAAATAGATCTTTTGGGTCTGCTCTTGAAATTGTCTGGTCAACTGAGGGAGAGTATGCTGTAAGGGAAAGCCCATCAAAAATAAAGATCTACAGTAAAAACTTTCAG GAGAGAAAAAGTATAAGACCAGCATTCTCTGCAGAACGTATATATGGCGGAGTATTGCTTGCTATGTGTACGAATGACTTCATTTGTTTCTATGACTGGGCAGAGTGCAGGTTGATACGTCGAATTGATGTGAATGTAAAA AATGTATATTGGGCTGACAGTGGTGATTTGGTAACAATAGCAAGCGATTCGTCATTCTACATTTTGAAGTACAAC AGGGATCTAGTTTCTTCTCATATAGATGGAGGGGCTTCAGTTGACGAGGAAGGTGTGGAAGATGCCTTTGAATTGCTTCATGAGATAAATGAGCGTGTCCGTACTGGGTTATGGGTCGGAGATTGTTTTATATACAATAATTCTTCATGGCGACTAAATTACTGCGTTGGAGGAGAG GTTACCACAATGTTTCACTTGGATCGGCCTATGTATTTATTAGGATATCTCGCTAACCAAAGCCGTGTATATCTAATCGACAAGGAGTTCAA TGTGGTGGGTTATACTTTACTACTCAGTTTGATTGAGTACAAAACACTTGTGATGCGTGGGGATTTGGAACGTGCAAATTCCGTTTTACCATCCATACCAAAGGAACAACACAACAG TGTGGCACATTTCCTTGAATCACGTGGCATGTTGGAGGAAGCCCTTGATATAGCAACTGACCCTAATTACAGATTTGACCTGGCTGTACAGCTTGGCAGCCTGGAAGTTGCAAAG GAAATTGCTGTTGAGGCACGAAGTGAATCAAAGTGGAAGCAGCTTGGGGAACTTGCTATGTCCACTGGAAAG CTCGAGATGGCAGAAGATTGTCTCCTTCAAGCTACAGACCTTAGTGGGTTATTGCTTCTATATTCATCACTTGGAGATGCTGAAGGGATAACAAAACTGGCATCCAAGGCTAAAGAGCTAGGAAAGAACAATGTTGCTTTCCTTTGCTTGTTTATGCTAGGCAAATTGGAAGATTGCCTTCAATTGTTGGTTGATAG CAACCGTATTCCAGAAGCAGCATTGATGGCACGATCATATCTTCCAAGCAAAGTTTCCGATATTGTTTCAATATGGAAAAATGATCTTCAAAAG GTGAACTCCAAAGCTGCAGAATCTCTGGCAGATCCTGCTGAGTACCCGAACTTGTTTGAGGACTGGCAGATTGCTCTCAATGTAGAAGCTACCGTTGCTCCCAAGAG GGGTGTCTATCCACCTGCTGAGGAGTACATGACTTATGCGGACAGGTCCAATGAGAGCCTTGTGGAAGCTTTCAAAAGTATGAATGTGGAAGAAGAGATACCAAGTGAGAATGGAGATCCTACTCATGAG GTCATCGAGGATGACGGAGTCGAGGAAAGTCAGGAGGATGCTGTTGAAGTTGAACCTGATGATTCAGTAGATGGCGGTGTCCTTGTGAATGGGAATGATGGTGAGGAACACTGGG TGCTAACTCCTGACCAATAG